A section of the Lepus europaeus isolate LE1 chromosome 10, mLepTim1.pri, whole genome shotgun sequence genome encodes:
- the OSER1 gene encoding oxidative stress-responsive serine-rich protein 1 — translation MKSEAKDGEEESLQTAFKKLRVDASGSIVSLSVGEGTSVRTSVRTVADDTKPKTACAAKDGWHGSTRKSSRGAVRTQRRRRSKSPVLHPPKFIHCSTIASPSSSQLKHKSQTDSPDGSGGLGISSPKEFSAGEGSTSVDGNRTGAVVEPLRTSVPRLPSESKKEDSSATTQVSQESLKANDLSDFQSVSRLNQGKPCACIGKECQCQRWHDMEVYSFSGLQNVPPLAPERRSTLEDYSQSLHTRTLSGSPRSCSEQARVYVDDVTIEDLSGYMEYYLYIPKKMSHMAEMMYT, via the exons ATGAAATCTGAAGCCAaggatggagaggaggagagtCTACAGACTGCTTTCAAGAAATTGAGAGTGGATGCATCGGG GTCCATAGTGTCACTGTCTGTTGGAGAAGGCACAAGTGTCAGAACATCGGTCAGAACGGTAGCAGATGATACCAAACCTAAAACTGCATGTGCAGCTAAAGATGGTTGGCATGG gtCTACCAGGAAGTCTTCACGAGGAGCAGTGAGAACCCAGCGTCGTCGACGTTCTAAATCTCCTGTCCTCCATCCTCCAAAGTTTATACATTGCAGTACAATAGCATCTCCTTCCAGCAGCCAGCTCAAGCACAAAAGCCAGACTGACTCCCCTGATGGCAGCGGCGGGCTTGGAATTTCATCCCCTAAAGAGTTCAGTGCAGGAGAAGGCTCTACTTCTGTTGATGGAAATCGCACAGGGGCAGTCGTTGAGCCTTTGAGAACTTCGGTTCCAAGGCTTCCATCGGAGAGTAAGAAGGAAGACTCCTCTGCCACTACCCAAGTCTCCCAAGAAAGTCTCAAGGCCAAtgatctctctgactttcagtcTGTTTCCAGGTTAAACCAGGGCAAACCATGTGCATGCATAGGCAAGGAGTGCCAGTGTCAGCGATGGCACGATATGGAAGTGTATTCCTTTTCAGGCCTGCAGAACGTCCCTCCCTTGGCTCCAGAGCGAAGATCCACGCTCGAGGACTACTCTCAGTCGCTGCACaccagaactctgtctgggtctccccgCTCCTGTTCTGAGCAAGCTCGAGTCTACGTGGATGATGTGACCATTGAGGACCTATCAGGCTACATGGAGTATTACTTGTATATTCCCAAGAAAATGTCCCACATGGCAGAAATGATGTATACTTGA